Proteins encoded by one window of Pseudomonadota bacterium:
- a CDS encoding TonB-dependent receptor has protein sequence MQDLKTILLVEDHPNDVELTLEALADCRLANDIVVVNDGEATLDSTTPIGAAGSRGASPRPRRWCSSTSRCPRWTDSRLRTVKADPALKPIPIVRLTSSCQERDLVESYPLGAKKRGRRIHRARTWAGGLCASLLALAAVNCRAGETAPAPSTNAARVPAESGVAQLKKLSLEELMDIEVTSVSKRPERLSETASAIQVITQEDIRRSGATRLPEALRLASNLEVAQIDSRRWAISARGFNSETSNKLLVLIDGRTVYTPLFAGVLWDVQDTLLEDIDRIEVISGPGATLWGANAVNGVINVITKNPKDTQGALLLGGGGTELNGFGGMRYGGALTPNLQYRVYGKYFDRDSTVLPDGRDASDDWHMGQGGFRMDWDASESNVFTVQADGYDGRISQAGADEIDVSGANVIGRWSHTFYEGSELQLQVYYDRTHRDIPNTFSEDLDTYDVDFQHRFPLGERHDIVWGLGYRLIEDDVSNTPAVAFLPSQVSRQWFSGFVQDEIALVKDRLHLSLGTKIEHNDYTGFEFQPSGRLAWRLSEQQTLWSAISRAVRTPSRIDREFFQFPIDGGPDFDSEELLAYELGYRVQPFSRLALSLAAYYNDYDDLRSRESRPADSPVIELANGLEGESYGAELTVDYRVTDWWRLRAGYTELRIDLRPKPGSTDTTRGSFESNDSKHHFSLRSSLDLPGHWELDAAFRYVSRIDNQQVPAYGELDVRLGWRPSPELEFSIVGQNLLHDDHAEFGALTTRIETTRREIERGVFAKVLWRF, from the coding sequence GTGCAGGATCTCAAGACCATACTCCTCGTCGAGGACCACCCGAACGACGTGGAGCTGACGCTCGAGGCGCTCGCCGACTGTCGCCTCGCGAATGACATCGTGGTGGTCAACGACGGCGAGGCGACCCTCGACTCGACTACCCCTATTGGCGCGGCCGGTTCGCGGGGCGCGAGCCCGCGTCCCCGGCGGTGGTGCTCGTCGACCTCAAGATGCCCAAGGTGGACGGACTCGCGGCTGCGCACCGTCAAAGCCGACCCGGCCTTGAAGCCCATCCCCATCGTGAGGCTCACCTCCTCGTGCCAGGAGCGCGACCTCGTCGAGAGCTACCCGCTCGGTGCAAAGAAACGAGGACGCCGGATCCATCGTGCCCGGACCTGGGCTGGCGGACTCTGTGCGTCGTTGTTGGCGCTGGCAGCGGTGAACTGCCGCGCGGGTGAAACGGCGCCGGCGCCGTCGACCAACGCGGCGCGTGTCCCGGCGGAGAGCGGCGTGGCCCAACTGAAAAAGTTGAGCTTGGAAGAGCTCATGGACATCGAGGTGACTTCGGTTTCCAAGCGTCCGGAGAGACTGTCGGAGACGGCATCGGCCATTCAGGTCATTACGCAAGAGGATATTCGACGCTCCGGCGCGACGCGACTACCCGAGGCGTTGCGCCTGGCCTCGAACCTGGAAGTGGCACAGATTGACTCGCGCCGGTGGGCCATCAGTGCGCGGGGATTCAACAGCGAGACTTCCAACAAACTGCTGGTGCTGATAGACGGGCGGACGGTCTATACGCCGCTGTTCGCCGGGGTGTTATGGGACGTCCAGGATACGCTCCTGGAGGACATCGATCGGATCGAAGTCATCAGCGGGCCAGGCGCCACCTTGTGGGGCGCCAACGCGGTCAACGGCGTGATCAACGTGATCACGAAGAACCCGAAGGACACTCAAGGGGCTCTGCTGCTGGGTGGCGGCGGCACAGAGTTGAACGGTTTCGGCGGCATGCGCTATGGCGGCGCCCTGACCCCCAATCTTCAATACCGCGTCTACGGCAAGTATTTTGATCGCGACAGCACCGTGCTGCCCGACGGTCGAGATGCGAGCGACGACTGGCATATGGGCCAGGGCGGGTTTCGCATGGATTGGGACGCGTCGGAAAGCAACGTCTTCACTGTGCAAGCGGACGGTTACGACGGCCGGATTTCACAGGCGGGCGCAGATGAGATCGACGTGAGCGGGGCCAATGTGATCGGCCGGTGGTCGCACACCTTTTATGAAGGCTCCGAGCTCCAACTGCAGGTATATTACGACCGGACCCACCGCGACATTCCTAACACCTTTTCCGAAGACCTCGATACCTACGATGTCGATTTCCAACACCGTTTTCCCTTGGGCGAGCGGCACGATATCGTCTGGGGACTGGGCTACCGGTTGATTGAGGACGACGTCAGCAACACTCCCGCTGTGGCCTTTCTCCCGTCCCAGGTCTCGCGGCAGTGGTTCAGCGGCTTCGTGCAGGATGAAATCGCGCTGGTGAAAGACCGGCTACACCTGTCGCTCGGCACCAAGATCGAGCACAACGATTACACCGGTTTTGAGTTTCAACCCAGCGGCCGCCTGGCTTGGAGGCTGAGCGAGCAGCAAACCCTCTGGTCGGCCATTTCGCGCGCGGTCAGAACGCCTTCTCGGATCGACCGCGAGTTTTTTCAGTTCCCCATCGACGGCGGACCCGATTTTGACTCCGAAGAGCTGCTCGCCTATGAGCTGGGATATCGCGTTCAACCCTTCTCCCGGCTCGCCCTTTCTCTGGCGGCCTATTACAACGACTACGACGACCTCCGCAGTCGGGAAAGTCGGCCTGCGGACTCTCCCGTCATCGAGTTAGCCAACGGGCTGGAAGGCGAATCCTACGGCGCGGAATTGACGGTGGACTATCGAGTCACCGATTGGTGGCGGCTCCGAGCAGGCTACACGGAATTGCGGATCGACCTCCGTCCCAAACCGGGCAGCACCGACACGACCCGCGGCAGCTTCGAATCGAATGATTCGAAGCATCACTTTTCCCTGCGTTCGTCGCTGGATCTGCCGGGTCATTGGGAATTGGACGCCGCGTTTCGTTACGTGAGCCGCATCGACAATCAGCAGGTTCCGGCCTATGGGGAGTTGGATGTGCGCCTCGGC